A genome region from Triticum aestivum cultivar Chinese Spring chromosome 2B, IWGSC CS RefSeq v2.1, whole genome shotgun sequence includes the following:
- the LOC100137009 gene encoding GTP cyclohydrolase 1 — protein MGALEEAHLAACGCDEEEEEGEEDLLAELGGGEAAGDAIEPAVRALLAGLGEDDRREGLCRTPKRVAKAFRDGTRGYRQKVKDIVQGALFPEVGVDKRTGSAGGTGGQVVVRDIDLYSYCESCLLPFSIQCHVGYVPSGGRVVGLSKLSRVADVFAKRFQNPQRLANEVCGALHVSIQPAGVAVAMQCWHIPLPENFKCKNSRALIRTSHSSRSGVFEGENSSFWNDFVALLKLRGIDMEMDSRSASLTWCPLRPHEVPLCNGHAKKITTNGASSAKSASIPSNMVSAVSSMLLSLGEDPLRKELLGSPQRYVQWLMRFRACNLDVKLNGFTLNSASVYERPGEDATDHRAIGSELHLPFCAQCEHHLLPFYGVVHIGYFGSGDGEGINRSHFQALVHFYGCKLQVQERMTRQIAEAVYSVSHRGAIVVVEANHICMISRGIEKIRSSTATIAVLGQFSTDSSAKASFLQNVLDTANQEV, from the exons ATGGGAGCGCTCGAGGAGGCGCACCTTGCGGCCTGCGggtgcgacgaggaggaggaggagggtgaggaggatcTCCTGGCGGAgctcggcggcggggaggcggcgggggACGCCATTGAGCCGGCGGTGCGCGCGCTGCTGGCGGGGCTCGGCGAGGACGACCGCCGGGAGGGGCTGTGCCGGACGCCCAAGCGCGTCGCCAAGGCCTTCCGCGATGGCACCCGAG GTTACAGACAGAAAGTAAAAGACATTGTGCAGGGTGCTCTGTTTCCTGAGGTTGGTGTTGACAAAAGGACTGGTTCTGCTGGAGGAACTGGAGGGCAAGTTGTTGTTCGTGATATCGATCTTTATTCATACTGTGAGTCTTGCTTACTTCCGTTCAGCATACAATGCCATGTTGGATATGTGCCCTCCGGTGGAAGGGTCGTTGGGTTAAGCAAGCTTTCAAGAGTAGCTGATGTCTTTGCCAAGAGATTTCAAAACCCTCAGAGATTAGCTAATGAAGTTTGTGGTGCATTGCATGTTAGCATACAACCTGCTGGTGTTGCTGTTGCTATGCAGTGCTGGCACATACCGTTGCCGGAGAACTTCAAATGCAAAAATTCGCGAGCTTTGATTAGAACCTCACATTCATCTCGTTCGGGAGTTTTTGAGGGCGAGAACAGCTCCTTTTGGAATGATTTTGTGGCTCTTCTTAAGCTTAGAGGCATAGACATGGAGATGGACAGCCGTTCTGCTTCTTTAACTTGGTGCCCCTTAAGGCCTCATGAGGTTCCGCTTTGCAATGGGCACGCAAAGAAGATTACAACCAATGGTGCTAGCTCAGCAAAATCGGCATCCATTCCATCTAATATGGTTTCTGCTGTCAGCTCAATGCTCCTGTCTCTTGGTGAGGACCCCCTAAGGAAAGAACTTCTAGGCAGTCCTCAGCGTTACGTGCAATGGCTGATGAGGTTCAGAGCATGCAATCTTGATGTGAAGCTGAATGGTTTTACACTTAACAGTGCAAGTGTATATGAGAGACCAGGCGAAGATGCTACTGATCATCGAGCAATTGGTTCTGAGCTGCATTTGCCATTTTGTGCCCAGTGCGAGCACCACCTCCTGCCGTTCTACGGAGTAGTGCACATTGGTTACTTTGGCagtggagacggtgaagggatcAACCGCTCACATTTTCAGGCTCTGGTTCATTTCTACGGGTGCAAGCTTCAGGTCCAGGAAAGGATGACAAGACAGATAGCTGAAGCAGTTTATTCCGTCTCACATCGTGGAGCCATAGTTGTTGTAGAAGCAAACCATATCTGCATGATATCAAGGGGAATAGAGAAAATCAGGAGTAGTACAGCAACAATTGCAGTTTTGGGTCAGTTTTCAACCGATTCTTCTGCCAAGGCATCCTTTCTACAGAACGTCTTAGATACTGCTAATCAGGAAGTATGA